In Flavobacterium hankyongi, the genomic window CAGTTTCAATTAAAATTGCAATTCCGTGAGGAGCATATCCTTCAAACAATACTTCTTTATAGTTGGCAGTTTCTTTATCTGAAGCTTTTTTAATAGCACGTTCAACATTGTCTTTTGGCATATTAGCAGCTTTCGCATTTTGAATAACTGCTCTTAAACGCGAGTTAGTTTCAGGATTTGGACCTCCTTCTTTAACTGCCATTACAATATCTTTACCAATTTTTGTAAACGTTTTTGCCATTGCTGACCAACGCTTCATTTTACGTGCTTTTCTAAATTCAAATGCTCTTCCCATTTCTTAAGTTTTTATTATGATGCAAAAATAAATGATTCAATTGTTTTTAAAAGTCTTTTTATAGTTTTTTAATCAAATCAATGATAAATTATTTTAAATCTGTCATTATTTGTATTGTTCTGTAAATACTATAGTTCTGTTTTAAAATTTTAATCTGTTTTTCACTAATGGATTTTAAATAATCATCTAATTTTATTTTTTCAGTATCGTACGAAGTTTTATAAATTAGAAAATTATAATCTTTTTTAGTTTGTTCTTCAAATTCTTGCCAGTCTTTAGCTAATTTAAAAATTCGGTCATAAACAGGACCAAATTTTAGTGTCAATGGCTCCATAGGAACATTCAACAAATTATTAATTTTGTTTCTTAATACTTTTATTTTTTGAAGTTCAGGATCAGTTTTGTTTTTGTCGGTTTGTGTTTTTACAACCTGTTTTTGTTTTTCATTAAAAGGAAATGATTCAATAGTAACAACACCTTCTATTTTGTCATTTTTAAGGGCTGTTTTAGCATCTTGTTCTCTTTGAATTTGTCCATCAAAAACATTAGGAATTTCAATATCTGGTAAAATACCTATAGATTGATTGCTTTTACCTGTAATTCTGTAAAATTTGCCGACAGTCAATTTAAGAAATTGAGTTTCTTTATCATCTAAAGGAATGATTTCTTGAAAACTTGCTTTTCCAAAAGATTTAGTTCCTGCGACCAGTGCTAATCGATAATCTTGCATTGCATTAGTAAAAAACTCACTTGCAGAAGCAGAATTTCCATTTTGGAGAATAATAATAGGCCCTGTGTAAATAACTTTTTCATTTTGAGAAGATATAATTTCTCTTTTATGTGCTTTATTTTGAGCCTGACCTATTGGGGCTCCTTTTATAAATAAGCTGCATAATTTTATGGCTTCATTCATTGACCCTCCTCCGTTGTTCTCAAGATCAATTATTAAACCTGAAATATTATCTTGCTTTAGTTTGTGTATTTCTTTAGCTACATCTTCACTAACATTCGTTTTTCCATCTTCAATAGTTGAATAAAAAGAAGGGATATTGATATAACCTGTTTTTTTATTATCAAATTCTAAAATAAAACTATAAGCACTGTTTTGATAGTCTTTCATGATTTGTTTGACCAAAGTCAATCCGTAAACTTCACCACTTTTTTTTTGAAAAGTGAAATCAGCTTTTTTATATTCACTGGAATTGAAAATGTTTTCAATTTTTTCCATGTTTAGGCAGTTCGCTAAGTATTCTTCATTAGAAGATTTTATTTTGGTGATGATATCACCAGGTTCTATTTTTTCTAAAAAGTACGTTGATGTTCCTGGAAGAGTGCCTGAAACTAGAATCTGATTATTTTCGTTAAAAGCTAAAAATAGTCCAAAAGTATAATTGTCTGAACTTACTGTTGTTAAGAAGTTTGATTTTGCACTTTTGGAAAAATATTGAGTATGCGGATCAAAATAATTACTGAAAATACCAAAAAAGCGATTGTAAAATTCTTCTTTAGTTATCGAGAATTTACTGGTTTCACAGGTAAATTGATCAAAAATTTTTTGTTTCGAATCTGGAACTAATGTTGAAAAAACTGATGATAAAGAATCTTTTTTTGTACTCATTGTAGAAATATCAAAGAATAAATCCATCAACATTTTCTTTTTAAAGATTTTCTTTAATTCAATTGTAGTATTCAAGTGAGGTCTTTTCTTTGAATAAAATCGAATTACTTCTGGATTAGTTAAAGAAAAAGGTTCATTTTTAATTTCACTTATAATTTTGGCACGTCTGTCTACAGCGGTATTATAAGTTTTAAAAAATGTATTTAAAAAGTCACAATTTTCACTATTTATATAGTCGTCAATCTTGTATTTGTATTTCTTCAGTAGTTCAATATCCGAGCTTAAAAATAAATCATTATTTGGATCAAGGTTGTCAAGAAAGTTCGTAAAAAGATAAACCGATAAACTGTCATTTATCGGTTTTGGTTTATAATGTAATTTTTTGATTAATTGGCTCATTTTTGTTAATGTACTACATGCATCCATTTCAGATTGTGCATGTAAAATTGTAGCCCAAAAAATCATTAAAAAAAGAAAATATTTTTTCAAACTTTTTATTTTTTATAAAAAGGTAATTTAACCACTTTGGCAGCAATGTCTTTGTTTCTGATACGGATATAAATTTCTGAATCTACTGTTGATAAAGAAGTTGGAACATAACCTAATCCAATTCCTTTATTCATTGATGGTGATTGAGTTCCCGATGTTACGATACCAATTACATTTCCGTTTGCATCAACGATTTCATAATCATGACGAGGAATACCTCTTTCGATTAATTCGAAAGCAACTAATTTACGAGAAACACCTTCTTCTTTTTGTTTCTTTAAATTAGAAGAGTTAGTGAATTCTTTGTCAAATTTTGTAATCCATCCTAAGCCAGCTTCTAATGGAGAAGTTGTATCGTTTATGTCGTTTCCATACAAGCAGAAGCCCATTTCTAAGCGTAATGTATCACGTGCAGCCAATCCAATTGGTTTAATCCCAAAAGGAGCTCCAGCTTCAAAAACTTTTGCCCAAATTGTCACAGCATCTTCGTTTTTGAAATAAATTTCAAATCCTCCAGAACCAGTATAACCAGTAGCAGAAACTATTACATCATTTACACCAGCAAATTCACCAATTTGGAATGAATAATACGGCATATTTACTAAATCTATAGATGTTAGAGATTGCATTGCTTCAGCTGCTTTTGGTCCTTGGATGGCCAATAAAGAATAAGCATCTGATAGGTTTTCCATTTCAACGTCTAAATCGTTGTGAGCGGAAATCCAGTTCCAGTCTTTTTCAATATTTGAAGCATTTACCACTAACATATAATGATTGTCTGCAATTTTGTAAACAATTAAATCATCTACAATTCCACCTTCATTATTTGGCAAACAAGAATATTGTGCTTTTCCGTCAACTAACTTTGAAGCATCATTTGAAGTTACTTTTTGAATTAATGCCAAGGCATTTTCTCCTTTTAAAAAGAATTCTCCCATGTGAGATACATCAAAAACTCCTACGCTATTACGAACTGTTTCATGCTCTATATTAACTCCTTCATATTGAACAGGCATGTTATAACCTGCGAACGGAACCATTTTTGCACCTAAACTTTCGTGAATGTGCGTTAATGCTGTATTTTTCATTTTGTGTTGTATAATAATTTTCGAGCGCTAATGTACCGATTTTTTACGGAGTTACAAAAGGATAAAACATTCATATTTTGTAAATTTATGTTATGGAAAAGTATTTTTATATCGATTATGAACAGGCTAAAAGAAGATTTAAGCCAATTGTAAATCAAGCTCACAAAGGAATTCAGGGACATGCATTGATTATTGGTGGAAGTTATGGTAAAATAGGGTCTGTTTGCCTTTCTGCTAAAGCTTGTTTAAAGTCTGGAGCTGGACTTGTCACTGTCTATGTCCCTAAATGTGGCTATGAAATTGTACAAACCGTTATGCCTGAAGTAATGGTTTTGACAGATGAGTGTAATGAGTATATTTCTTCAATTCAGACTACTTTATCAATTCAAGTTATTGGAATGGGGATGGGAATGGGATTACATAAAGAAACGCAACAAGCTTTTTTTCAGTTTTTAAAGATGAATTATTTACCGATAGTTATCGATGCTGATGGTTTAAACATTCTTTCAGAAAACAAAACTTGGCTCGAAAATTTGTCTGACAAAACTGTTCTAACACCTCATCGTAAAGAATTGGAAAGATTGATAGGAATTTGGGAAAGTCAAGAACAAATGTTGGAAATGGTTAAGGAATTTTCAAAAAAATACAACATTGTAATTGTGGTCAAAGGAGCACCAACAATGATTGTGTATAAAAATGATGTTTATGTAAATACGACAGGAAATCAGGCTTTAGCCACTGCTGGTAGCGGAGATGTTTTAACAGGGATAATTACAGGTTTAATTGCTCAGGGATATGATATGATTGATGCTGCTATTTTAGGAGTTTATCTACATGGGTTGACAGCAGATTTAGCAGTACACGAAACAAGTTATAATTCTTTTATAGCTTCAGATATTATTCAATATTTAGGAAAAGCATTTTTAACTTTGAAAAAATAAAAAAGGCTGTATTAACAGCCTTTTCGATTATTTTATTCCTAATTCATCAAATTTTTCGATTAGTTTTGGATCTGATGGGCGAGGAGCATCTGCTGAAGTGATATTGCCTTGTGGATCAACTAAAATAAATCTTGGTATTCCTTCAATTGCATAGTCAGTTATAAATTTTGAATTCCAATCGTTGTCTGCAAAAAGTTGAATTCCTCCAAGACTTTTTTCTTCAACAAACTTTTTCCATTTGTCGTAGTCTTTTTTAGTATCTATAGATATACTTACAAATTCTATGTTTTTTCCATGATATTTTTCTTCTAAGCTCTGTAAACTTGGAATTTCTTTACGGCAAGGACCACACCAAGTTGCCCAAACATCAATGTAAACATATTTTCCTTTTAAGCTTTCTAAAGAAGTTTTTCCTCCTTTAAAATTTTCGTACTCAAATGTTGGTGAAACTTTTCCAACTGCCACTGTTTTGATTTTGTTATACTTTGCAGTTAAAGATTCTTTAAGTTTTGTGTTGTCAGAAAGTGCCATTATCTCATTATATAGCATTTCAGAATCTGGATTTCCAGCAATAACTTCGTAAGCTAAATTTTGGATTAAAGCATTTTTAATTGATTTACTTTTGATTTTTTTTATTTCAGGTAAAGCAACTTTATAAGTGTACTCATCTTCATTACTTATTTTAGAAGTCAAGTTGTTGTTGAAATTTGCATTAACTAATTGTTTGTAGTGGCTAGAAAATTGATAATCTGCTTCGTTGTCATAATCGATTGAAGGGTTAACTTTAGGAAAGCTTTCTGAAGTTTTAAAACCTTCTTTTTTTGCATAATGTGAATGATATCTTTCGTATACCAAAATTTGTAATTGTTCAAAATAATCTAAACTTTTCTTTTCATTTTCTTTAAAAGATTTATCTGAAAGTTTAGTAGTATTAATTAATGCTAAAATATTGTTTTTTAATGTTTTAATTTTTTCTAAATAAACTAATTCTTCAGTTGAATAAAATAATTGAGGATTAGACATTTCCTTGCTTAAAATAGTATTCTTTTGTTGCCAATAATTATTTTCAGCGCTTCCAGCTCCTTCAAATTTTATAGTGTTGTTGAAGTTTGCATCATCTGCAGAAATATTTAACTTACTTGTTTTTGTTAAATAAATTGGAGCACGATTATTTTTTGTAGCCATAAGGTAAACACCATCATACTCAATCGGAAATGATATGTTAAATGTTCCGTCACTTTTTAAGGGAATTTCTTTTTCAAATAATTCTCCTCTTACTGTAAGTTTGTCACCAGATGGATTGGTTATTTTTCCTGTAAGTGTGATGTTGTCCGCAGAAAACATCAAAAGACTGTTAAGAAAGAAAAATAAAATGTAGATGCTCTTTTTCATAGTTGGTCATTTTTAAAATATCAAAGATAATAAAGCGTTTAAAAATTAATCTTAAATAAATACTAATAAATTAACTTGCTTTTTACTGTGTTTTTGTAGAATTTTGGCTTCCAAATAAACAACCAAATGGATACAGTGCATTATATTAGTTCTGATGTGTTTTCATTAGAATTGCTTCATGAAATAATCTCTCAAAATTTTACTTTACAATTATCAGAAGAAGCTAGAATTAACATTGAAAAATGTAGGGCTTATTTAGATAAAAAAATGGAAACTCAAAAAGAACCAATCTATGGCATTAACACTGGTTTTGGGTCTTTGTATAACATTAAAATTTCGAACGAAAATCTTACAAAGCTTCAAGAGAATTTAATGAAATCGCATGCTTGTGGTACTGGTGATGAAGTACCTCATGAAGTGGTTAAAATAATGTTGCTTTTAAAAATTAAATCATTAAGCTATGGCAATTCGGGTGTGCAATTGCAAACCGTTGAGCGTTTAATTGATTTTTACAATAATGATATTCTTCCTGTAGTTTATACTCAAGGGTCATTAGGAGCGTCAGGAGATTTAGCTCCATTAGCTCATTTATGTTTGCCTTTAATTGGTGAAGGAGAGGTATATGTAGATGGATTCCGTCAGCCGGCTGCAAAAGTCATGGATAAAATGGGTTGGCAACCAATCTTGTTAAAATCTAAAGAAGGTTTGGCATTACTCAATGGAACTCAATTTATGAGTGCATATGGATGTTATACATTGCTTAAAGCAATGAAATTTTCTTATTTGGCAGATGTTATTGGTGCAATTTCATTAGAAGGTTTTGATGGAAGAATTGAGCCTTTCAATGAGTTAATTCATTTAGTAAGACCTCACAAAGGACAAATTACAACGGCTCAGCGTTTTAATGATTTATTAGACGGAAGCGAAATTATTAATCAAGCTAAAAAACATGTTCAGGATCCATATTCTTTTAGATGTATTCCACAAGTTCATGGTGCATCAAAAGATACAATTGATTATGTAAAAAAGGTTTTTAAAACAGAAATCAATTCGGTAACAGATAATCCTAATATTTTTGTCGATGAAGATTTAATTATATCAGGAGGAAATTTCCATGGTCAGCCTTTGGCATTAGCATTAGATTTTCTAGGACTTGCTTTAGCCGAGTTAGGAAGCATTTCTGAAAGAAGAACGTATCAATTAATTTCTGGTTTAAGAGAATTGCCTGCATTTTTAGTTAGCGATCCAGGATTAAACTCTGGTTTCATGATTCCTCAATATACAGCTGCAAGTATTGTGAGTCAGAATAAGCAGTTGGCAACACCTGCAAGTATTGATAGTATTGTTTCATCAAACGGTCAAGAAGATCATGTGAGTATGGGAGCCAATGCTGCAACAAAATGCTTGAAAATTATGGAAAATCTTGAGCGTATTTTGGCAATCGAATTGATGAATGCGTCTCAAGCAATCGAATTTAGAAGGCCTTTAAAATCTAGCGACTTTATTGAAATGTTTTTGAAATCGTATCGCGAAGATGTGCCATTGGTAAAAGAAGACAGAATCTTGCATTATGATATAGAGAAATCTATTGCTTTCTTAAATAGCTTTTTAATTGATGATTTAGAATAATGGAGTTCAAAATAATAGATATACAACCCAAAAAACTCATTGGTAAATCATTATCAATGAGTTTTTTAAATAATGCAACAGGTGTGTTGTGGGCAAGTTTTGCTCCTAGTATTAAAGAAATAAAAAATAGAGTAGGAGGTGAACGTGTTTCATTACAATTTTATGGTGATGATTTTATGAAAAATCCTTCAATTCCTTTCACCAAATGGGCAACGGTTGAAGTTTCAAATTTTGATGAAATTCCATCACATTTAGAAAAACTTGAATTAAATGCTGGGTTATATGCTGTGTTTCACTACAAAGGAAACGTTGTTCAAGCTGCATCATATTTTAAAAATATTTTTACTGAATGGATTCCTGCTTCAGAATATGAAGTGGATAATTCCAGACCTCATTTTGAAATACTTCCAATAGGAAAATATGACCCAATGGATGAAAATTCAGAAGAAGATATTTATATACCTATAAAATTAAAAAAATAATACTGCTACTATTCCTAAAACTGCAGGAACAGTTTGCACATATAAAATTCTCTTAGAAGCTGTAATTGCTCCATATATTCCAGCAACTGCAACACATCCTAGAAAGAATAGCGCAACATTTTTTGACCATTCTATATCACATATCAGTAGCGACCAAATTAAACCTGCAGCTAGAAAACCATTGTATAAACCTTGGTTAGCTGCCAAGACTTTGGTGGGTTCAAATAAATCTTTAGGAATTGTTCTAAATACTTTTGGAGCTTTTGTTGTCCAAGCAAACATTTCTAGCCAAACAATATAAATGTGAATAAATGCTACAAAGGCGATGATGATTTTTGCAATGATTTCCATATTAATTTCTTTTTCAAATTTGGGTTATTATTTTTTTCTATGTTATTTCATTTATCTGAGTCGATAGGTGTAAAAGTAACTCTAAATTCCTGCTTCAATCTATCTTTCATGATAAAATAATAGCAACAATGTTCTTTCTTTAAAATGAATACAAAATTTGTTGACAAACATTCATTCATGGTTTTGGTTATCTTGAATTCAATTTCTTTTTCGTATTTAATCTTCTTTTTCAGCTTTGAAAATCTTTTCAATTCTTTTATCTGGAATTAACCACATTAATGCCACTAAACTATATATAATACCTGAAACAGCTTCATGATAATAAGTAGAAAAGATAGCAATTAAATATAGAACTGGTGATACTTTTCCTTTAAAATCATTACCTATAGCTTTAGATAAAATAGAGTTTTCACCTTGTGTTTTTATAATTAGATTTTGAAGAATTACATAAGCAATTCCGCACATTAAAAGAACGAAACCATAGAATAACATAGGGAAGGGAGCAAAATGATGTTCACCTATCCAAGCTGTTGCAAAAGGTATTAATGAGAGCCAAAAAAGCAAATGTAAATTGGCCCAAAGGATACCACCAGTTACTTTTTTTACTGTATGCATCATATGATGATGATTGTTCCAGTAAATTCCAACATAAATAAAGCTCAAAATATAACTAACAAATATGGGAAACAAGTTTAAAAGTGCCTTTAAATCACTTCCTTCTGGAACTCTTAGTTCTAAAACCATTATTGTGATGATTATGGCTAAAACCCCATCGCTAAATGCTTCAAGTCTGTTTTTATTCATAGTTAAGTTTTTGGAAATCTATTAGCGACTAAATTTAATTGTATATTATGTTCCATATAAGTTTTTAAGTCAGCTACAACTAAAGTAAATCGTTCGGTTGAACTCTGACTTGATATGAAATTTTATCGGGATACCTTTATAATTTTCATTTTATTTTCCTCACAAAAATGAATAAGCATTTCAGCTAATGCAAATTGTTTTTTTAATTATGATTTGCTTAAAGATTTATGTATTCTTCTTTTGTGCTTAGAATGTTTTAAGTTTTCATTGCCAGAAATAATGCTAATATTTCCATCAATCTCAAACATCGCTAACTTCACTTCGTTTTGATGAATAACTCCATGTTCTCTCATAGCTTCTTCCAATTCATCTGAAGTGATTCCTAATCGTGCTAAAGCTTTATAATCGGTCTTGCCATTATGAATTAGAATTTCTGGTTTGTCCTGAACCAATTCTTTTATAAAAGAAGATTTTAGCATGATTTTCTTAAAAAGAAAATTTATAAAAAATAAAGCACAAGCGGCAATAATGCCTCCTGATAGTGAAGAGTCACTGCCAACCATTGCATTTTGAACCGAATTGCTGATTAACAAAATTAGAATAATATCGGCCGTATTTAATTGTGAGAGTTCTTTTTTTCCAAAGACACGTAACGCAATTACCATAAAAAAATATACAGCAACACTTCGTAATACTATATCTAGATATGGATTCACTATTTTAGTTTAAAGTTTTTTTCGATTGCTTTAATCATTTCACCAGCAATATCTTTGTGTGTAGCTCCTTCAATACCTTCTAGACCTGGTGATGAATTAACTTCTAGTAATAATGGCCCTTTTGATG contains:
- a CDS encoding S41 family peptidase; translation: MKKYFLFLMIFWATILHAQSEMDACSTLTKMSQLIKKLHYKPKPINDSLSVYLFTNFLDNLDPNNDLFLSSDIELLKKYKYKIDDYINSENCDFLNTFFKTYNTAVDRRAKIISEIKNEPFSLTNPEVIRFYSKKRPHLNTTIELKKIFKKKMLMDLFFDISTMSTKKDSLSSVFSTLVPDSKQKIFDQFTCETSKFSITKEEFYNRFFGIFSNYFDPHTQYFSKSAKSNFLTTVSSDNYTFGLFLAFNENNQILVSGTLPGTSTYFLEKIEPGDIITKIKSSNEEYLANCLNMEKIENIFNSSEYKKADFTFQKKSGEVYGLTLVKQIMKDYQNSAYSFILEFDNKKTGYINIPSFYSTIEDGKTNVSEDVAKEIHKLKQDNISGLIIDLENNGGGSMNEAIKLCSLFIKGAPIGQAQNKAHKREIISSQNEKVIYTGPIIILQNGNSASASEFFTNAMQDYRLALVAGTKSFGKASFQEIIPLDDKETQFLKLTVGKFYRITGKSNQSIGILPDIEIPNVFDGQIQREQDAKTALKNDKIEGVVTIESFPFNEKQKQVVKTQTDKNKTDPELQKIKVLRNKINNLLNVPMEPLTLKFGPVYDRIFKLAKDWQEFEEQTKKDYNFLIYKTSYDTEKIKLDDYLKSISEKQIKILKQNYSIYRTIQIMTDLK
- the gcvT gene encoding glycine cleavage system aminomethyltransferase GcvT produces the protein MKNTALTHIHESLGAKMVPFAGYNMPVQYEGVNIEHETVRNSVGVFDVSHMGEFFLKGENALALIQKVTSNDASKLVDGKAQYSCLPNNEGGIVDDLIVYKIADNHYMLVVNASNIEKDWNWISAHNDLDVEMENLSDAYSLLAIQGPKAAEAMQSLTSIDLVNMPYYSFQIGEFAGVNDVIVSATGYTGSGGFEIYFKNEDAVTIWAKVFEAGAPFGIKPIGLAARDTLRLEMGFCLYGNDINDTTSPLEAGLGWITKFDKEFTNSSNLKKQKEEGVSRKLVAFELIERGIPRHDYEIVDANGNVIGIVTSGTQSPSMNKGIGLGYVPTSLSTVDSEIYIRIRNKDIAAKVVKLPFYKK
- a CDS encoding NAD(P)H-hydrate dehydratase, whose product is MEKYFYIDYEQAKRRFKPIVNQAHKGIQGHALIIGGSYGKIGSVCLSAKACLKSGAGLVTVYVPKCGYEIVQTVMPEVMVLTDECNEYISSIQTTLSIQVIGMGMGMGLHKETQQAFFQFLKMNYLPIVIDADGLNILSENKTWLENLSDKTVLTPHRKELERLIGIWESQEQMLEMVKEFSKKYNIVIVVKGAPTMIVYKNDVYVNTTGNQALATAGSGDVLTGIITGLIAQGYDMIDAAILGVYLHGLTADLAVHETSYNSFIASDIIQYLGKAFLTLKK
- a CDS encoding TlpA family protein disulfide reductase; translation: MKKSIYILFFFLNSLLMFSADNITLTGKITNPSGDKLTVRGELFEKEIPLKSDGTFNISFPIEYDGVYLMATKNNRAPIYLTKTSKLNISADDANFNNTIKFEGAGSAENNYWQQKNTILSKEMSNPQLFYSTEELVYLEKIKTLKNNILALINTTKLSDKSFKENEKKSLDYFEQLQILVYERYHSHYAKKEGFKTSESFPKVNPSIDYDNEADYQFSSHYKQLVNANFNNNLTSKISNEDEYTYKVALPEIKKIKSKSIKNALIQNLAYEVIAGNPDSEMLYNEIMALSDNTKLKESLTAKYNKIKTVAVGKVSPTFEYENFKGGKTSLESLKGKYVYIDVWATWCGPCRKEIPSLQSLEEKYHGKNIEFVSISIDTKKDYDKWKKFVEEKSLGGIQLFADNDWNSKFITDYAIEGIPRFILVDPQGNITSADAPRPSDPKLIEKFDELGIK
- the hutH gene encoding histidine ammonia-lyase, giving the protein MDTVHYISSDVFSLELLHEIISQNFTLQLSEEARINIEKCRAYLDKKMETQKEPIYGINTGFGSLYNIKISNENLTKLQENLMKSHACGTGDEVPHEVVKIMLLLKIKSLSYGNSGVQLQTVERLIDFYNNDILPVVYTQGSLGASGDLAPLAHLCLPLIGEGEVYVDGFRQPAAKVMDKMGWQPILLKSKEGLALLNGTQFMSAYGCYTLLKAMKFSYLADVIGAISLEGFDGRIEPFNELIHLVRPHKGQITTAQRFNDLLDGSEIINQAKKHVQDPYSFRCIPQVHGASKDTIDYVKKVFKTEINSVTDNPNIFVDEDLIISGGNFHGQPLALALDFLGLALAELGSISERRTYQLISGLRELPAFLVSDPGLNSGFMIPQYTAASIVSQNKQLATPASIDSIVSSNGQEDHVSMGANAATKCLKIMENLERILAIELMNASQAIEFRRPLKSSDFIEMFLKSYREDVPLVKEDRILHYDIEKSIAFLNSFLIDDLE
- a CDS encoding GyrI-like domain-containing protein — translated: MEFKIIDIQPKKLIGKSLSMSFLNNATGVLWASFAPSIKEIKNRVGGERVSLQFYGDDFMKNPSIPFTKWATVEVSNFDEIPSHLEKLELNAGLYAVFHYKGNVVQAASYFKNIFTEWIPASEYEVDNSRPHFEILPIGKYDPMDENSEEDIYIPIKLKK
- a CDS encoding DUF1304 domain-containing protein; the protein is MEIIAKIIIAFVAFIHIYIVWLEMFAWTTKAPKVFRTIPKDLFEPTKVLAANQGLYNGFLAAGLIWSLLICDIEWSKNVALFFLGCVAVAGIYGAITASKRILYVQTVPAVLGIVAVLFF
- a CDS encoding TMEM175 family protein codes for the protein MNKNRLEAFSDGVLAIIITIMVLELRVPEGSDLKALLNLFPIFVSYILSFIYVGIYWNNHHHMMHTVKKVTGGILWANLHLLFWLSLIPFATAWIGEHHFAPFPMLFYGFVLLMCGIAYVILQNLIIKTQGENSILSKAIGNDFKGKVSPVLYLIAIFSTYYHEAVSGIIYSLVALMWLIPDKRIEKIFKAEKED
- a CDS encoding DUF421 domain-containing protein, giving the protein MNPYLDIVLRSVAVYFFMVIALRVFGKKELSQLNTADIILILLISNSVQNAMVGSDSSLSGGIIAACALFFINFLFKKIMLKSSFIKELVQDKPEILIHNGKTDYKALARLGITSDELEEAMREHGVIHQNEVKLAMFEIDGNISIISGNENLKHSKHKRRIHKSLSKS